One Benincasa hispida cultivar B227 chromosome 5, ASM972705v1, whole genome shotgun sequence genomic window carries:
- the LOC120077110 gene encoding elongation of fatty acids protein 3-like, with protein sequence MNQILSVLRYWLVNHPIILNFEWIEGQTFASTPLFLILTVFSYLFLTFLLSRIPIPSISPNFLKTISALHNFVLLILSFIMALGCTLSSIYRLPHLHWIICFPPRTPPVGPLFFWAYVFYLSKILEFIDTLLIILTGSFQRLTFLHVYHHSTVLIMCYLWLHTSQSLFPIALVTNATVHVIMYGYYFLCTFGIRPKWKRLVTDCQILQFVFSFVVSGQMLYEHFGGSVAGCSGFGGWCFNAVFNGSLLALFINFHLKSYAANRKKKRIESKTQ encoded by the coding sequence ATGAATCAAATTCTCTCAGTTCTTCGATATTGGCTTGTGAATCATCCCATTATCCTCAATTTTGAATGGATTGAAGGTCAAACCTTCGCCTCCACGCCCCTGTTCCTCATCCTTACTGTTTTCTCTTACCTATTCCTCACCTTCCTCCTCTCCCGCATTCCCATTCCTTCCATTTCCCCCAACTTTCTCAAGACAATCTCAGCCCTTCACAACTTTGTTCTTCTCATCCTCTCCTTCATCATGGCCCTTGGATGCACTCTTTCTTCCATTTATCGTTTGCCTCATCTCCACTGGATTATCTGTTTTCCACCTCGCACCCCACCAGTTGGACCTCTCTTCTTCTGGGCTTATGTCTTCTACCTGTCTAAGATTCTTGAATTCATTGATACCCTCTTGATCATCCTCACCGGGTCATTTCAACGCCTCACATTCCTCCATGTTTACCACCATTCAACGGTTTTGATCATGTGTTATCTCTGGCTTCATACTTCCCAATCACTGTTCCCCATTGCGCTTGTGACCAATGCGACAGTTCACGTGATAATGTATGGATACTACTTCCTATGCACCTTTGGGATTCGACCGAAGTGGAAGAGGTTGGTCACTGACTGCCAAATCTTACAGTTTGTGTTTAGTTTTGTGGTCTCGGGTCAAATGTTGTATGAGCATTTTGGTGGATCTGTTGCTGGTTGCTCTGGCTTTGGGGGTTGGTGCTTTAATGCTGTTTTCAATGGCTCTCTTTTAGCTCTTTTTATCAACTTCCATTTGAAAAGTTATGCTgccaataggaagaagaagagaatagAATCTAAAACCCAATGA